taaaaaataaactcaaGAGCTCTTGATgagagatttttatttttatttttatattttatatatcgtcCCAATTGAGTATAAGTTTCAAAATACAATGAAAATCGAATAAAATACATACGAACTTACTATCTGTACATTTCTGCCGGACACGTAGACGGGTCACTTTCCAATATTGAACCCAACACGAACGAAAGACACACAACCAATCTGTTTATCATTACTCTGAATCCGACTTCCATTTCAATGGCTAGATCAGTTATCCGCTTTCTCCTACCTGTTGCATCTTCAACcatcaacaaaattttgaatttaccACCTACCAAAAACAGGTCTAGATGGCAGCTGCCTCATTGCTTAAAATGCTCTCAACCTGCACAAATAAGGAAAGGAGGTACCCCAACAAGATAGACCAACGAACTACACCAGCGCAAGGATGGGTTACTCCTAGCATATGGAGTCATCGATGAGCATCTCGAGTCAGAAAACACCCGGCCAACCAAATGTCACCGCCATATGCATGTCTTTGAGAACCGAAGGATGGTTCTTGATAGTGACCGACCGACGAAACTTCAGtgacaaacaaaaaattgaaGCAAATCTTTTCTTCGACGCTGCTTGATGGCATAAGAGATCAAGattagaaaaaacaaaatagatcaagatcagaaaaaacaaaatagatccgagaaacaaattttaataaacataaatttcaaatattacttaaaaatatttaaataaaactgGTGTAAACAAATTTTAGTAACTATTTTTGAGAATATTAAACATCAAacttttctattaaaaaaacatcaaaatctttataaagaaaatgaaCATTTGGGGAGTCTCTATCCAGATGATGTCTGGTGAGTACCAATTGCATAAGACTTTAAAATAGATTTGTAATCGTATAATTATTAGTCAGCGTTACCATCAGGCCGAAGTCAATGTTGATAACGTAGGATTAATTACTTGTTAGACCTAATTaaccaaaatttattaattaattaggttaaatatcTCAGACCATTTGCTAATGTAATACAtttactagatctcgatccgcgcaaccgcgcggattttgttttcacttatttttatataaacattttgttttcaatttgaaattggtatatattataatatatatgtgcctatcaatttttaaaacataataagtttacggtatatttttttcattgaatagattgtttcaaactttcacatatatttgtatcttcttctatatatattttcggattattatttcattattaaaatcgtaactatatatataaatattagtaaaatatttttttattatcatattcaaagatattgtaacatttcacaaatttataaagtttaaaaaaaaataaacttttcgcttcacagatttatattatcaagtaaataattaaatatttagtttttgtttaatttttaaaataaactatatagtttaaaatttgttttgattggtttaaggtagtaaagattaatcattgttagataatatgatttttgttatttaaaaaaaatctttatagttttaaaagttaacatcgataaaatatttaaatatttagcatatagaggtatagtattacaacattaaattatatatatttaatttatagtatctataaatctaatagatcatctattgtttaaatccaattattgattgcccaataaaaatttctggtaggtccgaaatttaaatgataaaattagatattaaatgtaacatgactttctaggaataggttcattaggtccattttttaaaaaatcacacatgaatcaaagttgtgacttctgttttaatatataagatattttttttttctctttgccAAACTAAATTTTCAATTTGCGGACATGCTTGTCAGTTGTCACTCCAATAAAAGCtaagaaattgttttttatatttcctTAATAATCTCGTCCCCAGAGAAACCTAGGATAATTATGATCTAAGATCGTAACCGGTGGAGGTAGTACTATACACGTGTCACTGCATGACTTGCTAAAGCTCTAATAACTTTACCAAATTGCTATTCTTTCAAGGTTCGCTAGGTTGGGAATAGCACCCAAACTTCCGGGACTTCAGATCATATGCCAAAAGCACAAACGTATGCCCAATTTGTTTATAGTTGcatatatctttctttttgcaCAAAAAGGTATATGCACTAATTAGCCTAGTTTTAAATcgcaaaaaataattttaaattttagtgtgTTGTACTTGTATATaaataacagaaaaaaattaaaaatgttttatacaaATAGCATATTATtttctatgataaaatattatttttgtatgatttgATATCACattatttactattaaaaaCGCACAAAATATTATGAAcgcacaaaatatattatttatttactaaaatttaTCCGAgctatttataattatttatagcaTTGAAAAAACTTACAAATACATACAACTTATTTATCATCAAGTATGTTTTTGTAAATAAGCATCTCCAAGTAGACTATTTAGCTTAACTAACCCACTTGTCTCTCCATCTGTTCTACTTGTTCGCATATTCTTTACGGCATGTTCCCCAAACATTGGAATCTAGAAACCACAATTATTTTTTCCTGATTATTTCTCATAACTAGTATATAAAAGATCGGTATGAAATAAAGATTTTTCGCCTCAACAACTTAAGTAATTACCCTGCTTTCTCACTATAAGGCttctttatatgttttatacacagtgattaaaataatgaaaatttgtCATACTGTTTGTTAATATACAGCTATATAAGTACTTGATTTAttagattaaataataaaaaaatttcaaagagactatagaaaatatatacagATGCTTTCTATGTAAATATGAAGTATTGGAagaaagtaattttaaaattaatctaGGAAATTagttttaacaatatattttaatctagTAAATTAGTTAAAAGTAAAACgaataaaaaacaagaaaaatacgTGGAACCACGTTCGCTTACACGCAAAAGACTTTTGGTTTCCTACTTCTTCTGCTCTGTTGCGGTTGTGAacaaattttagttttccaaaatgaattattaatttaataagaaAAGTATTGGACGGCTGTAACACCACCGCATGCTAACACCATTCCTAACTCAACACGTGTACGGCTATTAATCCTTAGTATCTCCACGTTTCTCGCAAGAAGAAATCGTTTCGAAAGCGAATATTCGGTTGTAAATTGGTAATAATGAATTTCTCGTGTACGTTCTGATATACGCTGACGTGTACGtgtcctttttattttaatttaactttaaatcaAACAGTATATAAACCCTTTTCTCCTCTGTTCATAtttcattcatattttttaaaaaatatatttatatttatttttgttttatctctctttttctctctctcagggagaaaagaaaatttgttCGTTCATCCATCAATGGCGATGAGGAAGCTTTTGACGAAGCGTCTCTTCAGCATCTCGAATCAAGCCTCGCAGAGCCTAACGAACTGCCGCATCTCTTCATCTTCGTTAGCCGTACGAACAAGAGTCCCCAAGGAATCAGGAGACGCCAGAATCGCGCCGGAGCCCGGAGACTCCTCGATCTCGCGGCGGTTTCTGCACAACACGGCCATGATTCGGCGGGAGATCATGCAGATGCCGGTGGGAGAGAGCCTGATCGAGAAGCTCCGCGAAATCGACGGAAGCAAGGGCAGGATCCGATTGGACGGCATTGCTCCGCCGACGCCGATGGCGACGGAGACGCCTAGTTTGACGGTGGAGGACACGAAGAAGCTTCTCAGAGCTGCGCAGATCGAGATCGTGAAAACGAAGCTTAGAGAGACGGGGAAGAGCTGGATGGCGTATGAGGAGTTTGTTAGCGTTTGCGGCGAAGCGTCTTCGGATCTGGATCATGGGGCTAGGATAGCGAAGATGCTTGATGATTCGGCAAACGTCATCGTTTTGGGGGATTCTGTTTGTATAAGACCAGATCAGGtacttttcattttttcccTTTTAACTCGTATGGATCAATGGTAATTATGAAATGAATGTATGCAGCTGTTTTGATTTGAACAGATTGGGAGAGATCTCCAATTAGGTTTCCTgaaaagttttttgtttttgtttttttttttcgattttgaaTACCGAAAACTGATACTCTTTTCCATGGGTTGTATCTCTTTTTCTCTTGGTTCCAATTCAACAGGAGATTCAGAAAACCTCTGTTAACCAGAGTGTTAGGAGGTTCCCAAGTTTGAGGTGGTGATTAGCAGAGCAACAGTTTCTACAGAGACCCAAACCaaacaccaaaacaaaacaaaaaaccatTGCTTGGATTACGTTAACTTGAGTCAAGAACCTGATACCAAAACCTAAAAAGAAATTCTAAAGAGAGAGTGAGAAACTTGTAGAAGCTTTAGTATTTGCTAACAAGTTCTTTTGGGTATTAGGATAGTGAAAGTGGAAAACTTTATCAAAAGGATTGTGTTTTAAGTGGAGAGATAAGTTTTCTCTTGTCAATAGTGTTCAAGATCTTAAGTAAATTTGGGTTTTTGGGATGGGTTCATTTACTTAATTTTTAGTGCtaattgtgtgtgtgtttttgagTGCTAATTGTATGTGTGTTTAAAGTGCTTATTATGTCCGAAAGAAGGTGATGGAGGTATTGTTTTACCCAGACGTTTTCTGTTTTTGTCTTTTGCCTTTTGTGTCTGATCAGGTTACAAAATCCATTGAAGGCTTGCTTCCATTGCCCACGGTTCGTAACCCGAATGACCCACGAAGGATCGTGTTAAAAGAGCTCGAAGCAGCGAAGGCAGTGATCGATGTGAAAGCCCACTCTTTGGTGCGGAGAGAGCTCTGGGCTGGTCTGGGTTACTTGATCCTGCAGACCGCGGGGTTCATGAGGCTAACGTTTTGGGAGCTCTCGTGGGATGTTATGGAGCCGATCTGTTTCTATGTCACGTCTATATACTTTATGGCTGGGTATGGTTTCTTCCTCAGGACATCGAAAGAGCCTTCCTTTGAAGGGTTTTACCAAAGCAGGTTCGAGGCCAAACAGaggaagctgatgaatgttcaTGAGTTTGATGTTGAGAGGTATGATGAGCTGAAGAAGCTGTGTTGCCCTAAGGCTTCAGATCGTGTTTCCAAGATTCTTGGAACTATCCAGAGTTAGATTTTTGATTAGACGAGTCAATGTTGTTGTGTCTGATTTTTCCTAACTAGAGGATTCTacccaccaaaaaaaaagaaaagaataggTAGATGAAGTTCTCTAGTTTTCAGTTTTCCAAAGAAAAAAGTGTTCGAATTATTGCGGCTTGTGTAACATCAGGGAAGAGTTATGTTCTTCGTTTTCAAGGTTTTCCATTTATGAGATTAATCTAAAATGTAAccattatgtaaatatataacatgcaaGTGTTTGAAATGTAATACAAGAAAAGTTATTATTCCTTTGCCTGTCAACAGAACTCTGGTGAGCTGTAATCGAAAATCTGACTTGTAGCCAGGTATGCTATCTACCACAAAAGATAATAGATACAAAGGGCAACTCATTTTCAGATtgagaataaaatattattaatatgctATGCTATGGGGCGGAATTGATTCTAGCTTTGGCcaacaaaaaaatcttacacACAAGAAGACTAAGTTAGTGTCGATCAAGTTTTATACAAAGCCAAATAGTAGGAAGCTTTTTCATACTAGTACAAGAATTAGGAACTTGAAGCCTTGAGTTATGAATAGACCGTGATAATCTCTTAAGTCGATCATCCgattaataaaagaaaagagacCAGAACGAGAGATAGTGAGAACAATAAATAAACCTGTGTTTTATTGCTTTGATCAAAGTTGTTCTTGAGAGAAACTTTTGTTGGTAGTGAATAAAAAGACAAGTTTTGGTATCAAATTTATTCCAAGTTTACAGCACAAAGTAGGTTCAAAAcctaacaagtggtatcagagtaATCATGGTTTGATTGCAAGTTCTAGATAGAATTATAGAACCAACTTTAGAAAGATTTGAGATGAAGAAACTTGATGGTAAAGATGATTTTGGGATACAGAAATACAAGATGATGGGCTACCTAGAGATACAAGGTTTATTTTTGGTTCTTAAGGGAGACTTCACGGTCTTGCAAAATCTAGAAAGAAGAAGGGTCGGATGCAAAGATTGATCAAAAGAAGGTTGACAAAGATCTTAGAGTAAGAAATCTCTCGGGAACGTGTTTAAGTGATTCTATTTAAGGAAGATCATGTATAAAACCACTGCATTGGGCATTGGGCATTGGGCATGTGGAAGGCATTTGAAAAGAATTATCAAACAAAATTATCAAACAAagtctttctcaaaaaaaatctacttGAAGAAACAATTCTCTTGCTACAAGATGGAAGAGGACACAACTATAAAAATAACGTAGATATCTATCTCAAGTTAATTGCATACTTGGAGAGTATCGAAATCACCATATCAGATGAAGATCAATCAATTCAACTATCGTTGGGACTTCCAAGAAGCGTATAGACCATTGGTTCACATACTCCAATATGGAACTGGGAAAGAAACGCTCACCATAATGGAAGTTATAACTTCAGCTTATTCCAAAGAAGCAGAACTTAAGCAAAAACAACTTAGTTATTCGGTAGGTTTGTATGTTGAGACACATGGAAGAACTACAAAGAGGTCAAAGAATGGTAATGAAACTCGAACAACTAGAGATAGAGATTTAAAAGTAGAAGAAGGTTTCAATCAAATCAAAGGTTTGATTTTGAACAACACATGTTGTTTTATTTGTGGAAAATAAAGCCATTGGAAGTGAGAATCACCAAAAAGAAAGAGACATCCAAATTCTGAAAACTTTACAAAAGACCATGAGCAACCGTTGGTGTTAACTATTAGCAATCAAGATACACTAAAATTTCATTCCATATCACAcctaacaaaaataaatcttGTTTTATTTCAAGGAGTATGATGGGGAAAGTGTATTAATGGCTTATATCAGTCACGGTAGCATAAGATTTTGATTCAGAGTCTACAGATGGTTCTGAAGTGATACTCAAGGACGTTTATTTTACGGGATGTTAGAAAATCAGGTTGCAAGTATAAAGGGAATGGTGGCTTCAAGGTTCAATTTTACAAACATTGAAAAAAGTAATTTTAAGAATATACAATACAGGGTATACTTTCGTCAAGGAACTGTTGTGAAAATTAAAGTAAATACTCCAAAAATCTTATAAAGAAGTTAGAGGAAAGAAGTTAAAGAAGGTGTCTTTCAATAAGAATCTGATTCAGGGACCAAGTCCTTACGGTTTAGGACGGAAAGCCATCAGCTATAAGTGGAGATTCTTTTAACATAAGATACGAGTCAAGTAAAGAAGATGAGAATGGCCAATCTCTACttgattgaatttttttaaaactcataTTATGCAACAAACTTACCCAAGGAAGCATCAGCTACAGGGTTCATGTTCAAAATTAGTGATGCAAAAATCAAACTATCATTAACGCAATAAAAAAGGAAGATGTATCTAATAAGATACATACATCATGTAGAGCGGTTGAATGAAAAGGCACATGATCAGAAATTGCAGCTTTGCTGTGAACTTCTTAATATCCGCTAATGGTAGAAAATCATCGTTGGTAATTAATTTATCATCGAGAGAAAGAAGAATGAGTTAATTAAGAACTCCAATTATTTCTTATCAATTATAAAGAGATAAGTGTAAGAAAAGTTGCATGTAGAGACGGATAAGGCGAGGCAAAGGTTTAGCTCAAGGTGGAGTAGTTGAGACACATGAAAGTTACTAATAGGTCTCAAACAAATCGGATGGGGAAAATGAAAGTACATTAAACTGGTACTTGAGAGAACGTCTTAAAGTGAAGGGAGACAGTAGATCTGGTTACCAAAAAGGTACAATGGGATCATTAAACAAGGAAAAAGAGAGGAAATAATTGTCTTAAACAGCTGAAGGG
The window above is part of the Brassica napus cultivar Da-Ae chromosome C8, Da-Ae, whole genome shotgun sequence genome. Proteins encoded here:
- the LOC106415521 gene encoding calcium uniporter protein 2, mitochondrial, whose product is MAMRKLLTKRLFSISNQASQSLTNCRISSSSLAVRTRVPKESGDARIAPEPGDSSISRRFLHNTAMIRREIMQMPVGESLIEKLREIDGSKGRIRLDGIAPPTPMATETPSLTVEDTKKLLRAAQIEIVKTKLRETGKSWMAYEEFVSVCGEASSDLDHGARIAKMLDDSANVIVLGDSVCIRPDQVTKSIEGLLPLPTVRNPNDPRRIVLKELEAAKAVIDVKAHSLVRRELWAGLGYLILQTAGFMRLTFWELSWDVMEPICFYVTSIYFMAGYGFFLRTSKEPSFEGFYQSRFEAKQRKLMNVHEFDVERYDELKKLCCPKASDRVSKILGTIQS